From the genome of Eucalyptus grandis isolate ANBG69807.140 chromosome 2, ASM1654582v1, whole genome shotgun sequence, one region includes:
- the LOC104428378 gene encoding probable transcription factor At1g11510, which produces MSSKRKVLVKEKLPAAKSDNEQKNNEESPSQPKPAPPRPQKSAPSLKKLKTVPSTSLKQVEVEKLGHAGEESKKLAFQKIWGDDDEITLLQGIIDYCEKGMDPFSNVSAFYHDVKGLLREDFTESQLANKVRVFKKKYRNNKGKGKVGEDRVFSNSHEGKIFELSKTIWGVEMRGNATSGREEIGVTIENKKTDGAGMFVAPPWSKSEASKSNDSQELLDDISHMCRIGLDEGSLNQGLALLEPSKRAELNERWSKLFCAEMQIVAERCAVIEDQLKLILEAYYRSTEK; this is translated from the coding sequence ATGTCTTCAAAGCGTAAAGTTCTTGTCAAGGAGAAGCTGCCGGCGGCTAAATCGGACAATGAGCAAAAGAATAATGAGGAAAGTCCCTCGCAGCCCAAGCCTGCCCCTCCTCGACCGCAAAAATCGGCCCCGTctttgaagaagttgaaaacAGTGCCATCCACTTCGTTGAAACAAGTTGAAGTAGAAAAGCTTGGACATGCCGGAGAGGAGTCAAAGAAGCTGGCATTCCAGAAGATATGGGGCGATGACGACGAGATAACCCTTTTGCAGGGTATAATTGATTACTGTGAGAAGGGCATGGACCCCTTCTCAAATGTTAGTGCATTTTATCATGATGTCAAGGGATTACTTCGGGAAGACTTCACGGAGAGCCAATTGGCCAACAAGGTTCGGGTTTTTAAGAAGAAGTATAGGAATAATAAGGGGAAGGGCAAGGTTGGAGAGGATCGGGTGTTTTCGAATTCTCATGAGGGGAAAATTTTTGAGTTGTCGAAGACGATTTGGGGTGTTGAGATGCGAGGCAATGCCACTAGCGGTAGAGAAGAAATTGGTGTGACTATTGAGAATAAGAAGACTGATGGTGCTGGAATGTTTGTGGCTCCCCCCTGGTCAAAGTCGGAGGCATCAAAGTCAAATGATTCACAGGAGCTTCTTGATGACATATCGCACATGTGTAGGATCGGCTTGGACGAGGGATCTTTGAATCAGGGGTTGGCATTGTTGGAGCCCTCAAAGAGGGCGGAGTTGAATGAAAGATGGAGTAAATTGTTCTGTGCTGAGATGCAGATAGTGGCGGAGAGATGCGCAGTGATTGAAGATCAGCTCAAGCTCATTTTGGAGGCCTATTATCGCTCTACTGAGAAGTAG